The following proteins come from a genomic window of Trifolium pratense cultivar HEN17-A07 linkage group LG4, ARS_RC_1.1, whole genome shotgun sequence:
- the LOC123921934 gene encoding ribosomal protein S19, mitochondrial-like — protein MRPTDLLRVLNKQFLGIAGDTANPVAKKLASSAPVVSRKPAFIDAFLHKMKKNPELLKNKTIWSRRSTILPEFVDSQVKIYNGKTTIRCKITEGKVGHKFGEFALTRKRKSKDQPNAKVKQLKKKK, from the coding sequence ATGAGGCCAACCGATTTGCTTAGGGTTCTGAACAAGCAGTTTCTTGGAATCGCCGGTGACACTGCAAATCCTGTTGCTAAGAAGCTGGCGTCGTCGGCTCCTGTTGTGTCGCGCAAACCAGCGTTTATAGATGCATTCCTACATAAGATGAAAAAGAATCCAGAACTTTTGAAGAACAAAACCATTTGGTCGCGGAGATCCACTATCTTGCCAGAATTTGTTGATTCCCAGGTCAAAATTTACAATGGGAAAACCACTATTCGCTGTAAGATCACTGAAGGAAAAGTGGGTCATAAGTTTGGTGAATTCGCTCTCACCAGGAAACGCAAATCCAAAGACCAACCTAATGCAAAAGTTAAACAACTcaagaaaaagaagtga